A window of the Zeugodacus cucurbitae isolate PBARC_wt_2022May chromosome 2, idZeuCucr1.2, whole genome shotgun sequence genome harbors these coding sequences:
- the LOC105214100 gene encoding beta-TrCP isoform X1 produces the protein MIKMETDKIMDETNSNSQAFTSTMLYDPVRKKESSQIFKNERETCLTYFSQWNEADQVEFVEQLLARMCHYQHGHINAFLKPMLQRDFITLLPKKGLDHIAENILTYLDADSLKSAELVCKEWLRVISEGMLWKKLIERKARTDSLWRGLAERRGWMQYLFKPRPGTTHRPHSFYRELYPTIMKDIESIESNWRSGRHMLRRINCRSENSKGVYCLQYDDQKIVSGLRDNTIKIWDRTDLQCVKTLTGHTGSVLCLQYDDKVIISGSSDSTVRVWDVNTGEMVNTLIHHCEAVLHLRFNNGMMVTCSKDRSIAVWDMTSPSEITLRRVLVGHRAAVNVVDFDEKYIVSASGDRTIKVWSTSSCEFVRTLNGHKRGIACLQYRDRLVVSGSSDNSIRLWDIECGACLRVLEGHDELVRCIRFDSKRIVSGAYDGKIKVWDLVAALDPRAQANTLCLNTLVEHTGRVFRLQFDEFQIVSSSHDDTILIWDFLNFQPNENASCLEPSPALTLMEH, from the exons atgatCAAAATGGAGACTGACAAAATTATGGACGAGACCAACTCAAATTCGCAAGCT TTCACATCGACAATGCTGTATGATCCCGTCCGTAAGAAAGAATCatcgcaaatatttaaaaatgaacgTGAGACCTGCTTAACCTACTTCTCGCAATGGAACGAAGCGGATCAGGTTGAATTCGTGGAACAGCTTCTAGCGCGCATGTGCCACTACCAACATGGACACATAAACGCGTTCCTCAAACCGATGTTGCAGCGTGATTTCATCACACTATTGCCGA AAAAAGGCCTCGATCACATTGCCGAAAACATACTCACCTATTTAGATGCAGATTCGCTCAAGTCCGCCGAATTGGTATGTAAGGAATGGCTGCGTGTTATTTCGGAAGGTATGCTCTGGAAGAAGCTAATCGAGCGCAAAGCACGCACCGATTCCTTATGGCGTGGCTTGGCAGAGCGTCGCGGTTGGATGCAATATCTCTTCAAGCCTCGCCCGGGCACCACACACAGACCACACTCGTTCTATCGCGAACTATATCCCACTATAATGAAG gATATCGAGAGCATAGAGAGCAATTGGCGTAGCGGTCGTCATATGCTACGTCGCATTAATTGCCGTTCTGAGAATTCAAAGGGTGTTTATTGTCTGCAGTATGACGATCAGAAGATTGTGTCTGGTCTGCGTGATAATACCATTAAAATTTGGGACCGCACGGACTTGCAGTGTGTTAAG ACTTTGACTGGGCACACCGGTTCAGTTTTGTGTCTTCAGTATGACGATAAAGTCATCATTAGTGGTTCATCAGATTCGACGGTACGCGTTTGGGATGTCAACACCGGTGAAATGGTTAACACACTGATTCATCATTGTGAAGCTGTGCTTCATTTACGTTTCAATAATGGCATGATGGTAACCTGCTCGAAGGATCGTTCGATTGCAGTCTGGGACATGACTTCGCCCAGCGAAATCACCTTAAGGCGTGTATTGGTGGGTCATCGCGCTGCCGTTAATGTGGTTGATTTCGATGAGAAGTACATTGTATCGGCCAGCGGTGATCGCACCATTAAAGTGTGGTCAACATCAAGCTGTGAATTTGTGCGCACATTGAATGGACATAAACGTGGTATCGCGTGTCTGCAATATAGAGATCGCTTAGTGGTCAGTGGCAGTTCTGATAACTCAATCAG actTTGGGATATTGAATGTGGTGCTTGTTTGCGTGTGTTGGAGGGCCATGATGAATTGGTGCGTTGCATTCGTTTCGATTCGAAACGCATTGTCAGCGGTGCCTATGATGGCAAAATCAAAGTTTGGGACTTGGTTGCGGCTTTGGATCCGCGCGCACAAGCAAATACTCTTTGCTTGAATACCTTGGTG gaGCACACAGGCCGTGTTTTCCGCTTGCAATTCGATGAATTCCAGATTGTCAGCAGTTCGCACGATGACACCATTCTCATATgggattttttgaatttccaaCCCAATGAAAATGCATCATGTCTCGAACCTTCAC CTGCCCTCACACTAATGGAGCATTAA
- the LOC105214100 gene encoding beta-TrCP isoform X2: MIKVAPNLNIVICQFTSTMLYDPVRKKESSQIFKNERETCLTYFSQWNEADQVEFVEQLLARMCHYQHGHINAFLKPMLQRDFITLLPKKGLDHIAENILTYLDADSLKSAELVCKEWLRVISEGMLWKKLIERKARTDSLWRGLAERRGWMQYLFKPRPGTTHRPHSFYRELYPTIMKDIESIESNWRSGRHMLRRINCRSENSKGVYCLQYDDQKIVSGLRDNTIKIWDRTDLQCVKTLTGHTGSVLCLQYDDKVIISGSSDSTVRVWDVNTGEMVNTLIHHCEAVLHLRFNNGMMVTCSKDRSIAVWDMTSPSEITLRRVLVGHRAAVNVVDFDEKYIVSASGDRTIKVWSTSSCEFVRTLNGHKRGIACLQYRDRLVVSGSSDNSIRLWDIECGACLRVLEGHDELVRCIRFDSKRIVSGAYDGKIKVWDLVAALDPRAQANTLCLNTLVEHTGRVFRLQFDEFQIVSSSHDDTILIWDFLNFQPNENASCLEPSPALTLMEH; the protein is encoded by the exons ATGATCAAGGTTGCACCTAATCTAAATATAGTGATTTGTCAG TTCACATCGACAATGCTGTATGATCCCGTCCGTAAGAAAGAATCatcgcaaatatttaaaaatgaacgTGAGACCTGCTTAACCTACTTCTCGCAATGGAACGAAGCGGATCAGGTTGAATTCGTGGAACAGCTTCTAGCGCGCATGTGCCACTACCAACATGGACACATAAACGCGTTCCTCAAACCGATGTTGCAGCGTGATTTCATCACACTATTGCCGA AAAAAGGCCTCGATCACATTGCCGAAAACATACTCACCTATTTAGATGCAGATTCGCTCAAGTCCGCCGAATTGGTATGTAAGGAATGGCTGCGTGTTATTTCGGAAGGTATGCTCTGGAAGAAGCTAATCGAGCGCAAAGCACGCACCGATTCCTTATGGCGTGGCTTGGCAGAGCGTCGCGGTTGGATGCAATATCTCTTCAAGCCTCGCCCGGGCACCACACACAGACCACACTCGTTCTATCGCGAACTATATCCCACTATAATGAAG gATATCGAGAGCATAGAGAGCAATTGGCGTAGCGGTCGTCATATGCTACGTCGCATTAATTGCCGTTCTGAGAATTCAAAGGGTGTTTATTGTCTGCAGTATGACGATCAGAAGATTGTGTCTGGTCTGCGTGATAATACCATTAAAATTTGGGACCGCACGGACTTGCAGTGTGTTAAG ACTTTGACTGGGCACACCGGTTCAGTTTTGTGTCTTCAGTATGACGATAAAGTCATCATTAGTGGTTCATCAGATTCGACGGTACGCGTTTGGGATGTCAACACCGGTGAAATGGTTAACACACTGATTCATCATTGTGAAGCTGTGCTTCATTTACGTTTCAATAATGGCATGATGGTAACCTGCTCGAAGGATCGTTCGATTGCAGTCTGGGACATGACTTCGCCCAGCGAAATCACCTTAAGGCGTGTATTGGTGGGTCATCGCGCTGCCGTTAATGTGGTTGATTTCGATGAGAAGTACATTGTATCGGCCAGCGGTGATCGCACCATTAAAGTGTGGTCAACATCAAGCTGTGAATTTGTGCGCACATTGAATGGACATAAACGTGGTATCGCGTGTCTGCAATATAGAGATCGCTTAGTGGTCAGTGGCAGTTCTGATAACTCAATCAG actTTGGGATATTGAATGTGGTGCTTGTTTGCGTGTGTTGGAGGGCCATGATGAATTGGTGCGTTGCATTCGTTTCGATTCGAAACGCATTGTCAGCGGTGCCTATGATGGCAAAATCAAAGTTTGGGACTTGGTTGCGGCTTTGGATCCGCGCGCACAAGCAAATACTCTTTGCTTGAATACCTTGGTG gaGCACACAGGCCGTGTTTTCCGCTTGCAATTCGATGAATTCCAGATTGTCAGCAGTTCGCACGATGACACCATTCTCATATgggattttttgaatttccaaCCCAATGAAAATGCATCATGTCTCGAACCTTCAC CTGCCCTCACACTAATGGAGCATTAA
- the LOC105214102 gene encoding acylphosphatase-2 → MPEILSCDFEVYGIVQGVSFRMYTERQAKSLGVRGWCMNTPHDTVKGQIEGTPEAFEQMKSWLQKTGSPTSRIDKTDFSEPKILQEYTFPNFSIRH, encoded by the exons ATGCCGGAAATACTGAGCTGTGATTTTGAAGTTTACGGCATAGTTCagg GTGTATCTTTTCGAATG taTACTGAAAGGCAAGCAAAATCTCTTGGAGTGAGAGGATGGTGTATGAACACGCCACATGATACCGTTAAAGGGCAAATCGAGGGTACACCTGAAGCCTTTGAGCAAAT GAAAAGTTGGTTACAAAAAACTGGAAGTCCTACGAGTCGCATAGATAAGACGGATTTTAGTGAACCGAAAATTCTACAGGAGTACACATTTCCGAATTTTTCAATTCgtcactaa
- the LOC105214096 gene encoding uncharacterized protein LOC105214096 isoform X1 — protein MPSLFAGIYLQDKPNEFLPLDDIDFDRNVNYLKEEIAKKVQCDATNLELIYKGSALKDENKLLETICPNGTVHCFNKTKQHLPYVPPEDVLTPANITRIHELFNVIAHTQINVNSRVNILQKVLVKYPEFRHNLGAQALVRDSVLFNTLHHPEVVKSVSETYPIICEAAPFMVDTIKKELARSSSTTLSEPATDSTNSSEEENSMSASTSNERPTTASQSENSRIRMISRQQLQAALARIGVGSVNSLSNIAQRNSDNVNVPRATGTSDATVDTSAPLSNSTSGERISSTMFRSELQRALESLSQRGSQVSGSGSSNSHQGRDSQQMDTTETSSMDNVTEDVSDELPPQYRSHQYANELRTMVQMGLLNYEDNLVYLTIASGNIDVAINLLMGSMN, from the exons atgccttCACTCTTTGCTGGCATATATTTGCAAGATAAACCAAATGAATTTCTTCCTTTGGATGATATCGACTTTGATCGTAAtgtgaattatttaaaagaagaaaTTGCTAAAAAGGTGCAGTGCGATGCAACAAATTTGG aATTAATATATAAAGGTTCAGCACTGAaagatgaaaataaattattagaaacTATTTGCCCCAATGGAACGGTACATTGTTtcaacaagacaaagcaacatttGCCATACGTGCCACCAGAAGATGTGTTAACACCTGCGAATATAACCCGTATTCATGAACTTTTTAATGTAATTGCACACACTCAAATAAATGTGAACTCACGTGTTAATATCCTGCAAAAAGTATTGGTAAAGTATCCAGAATTTCGTCATAATTTGGGAGCACAAGCCCTCGTTAGAGATTCCGTGCTTTTTAATACTCTCCATCATCCAGAAGTAGTTAAAAGTGTTTCAGAGACCTATCCCATTATATGTGAGGCTGCTCCTTTTATGGTAGATACTATTAAGAAAGAACTGGCTCGAAGTTCATCTACTACAC TTTCAGAACCGGCGACTGATTCGACCAATTCATCTGAGGAGGAAAATTCAATGAGCGCTAGCACAAGTAATGAACGACCTACAACGGCTTCACAATCGGAAAATTCACGCATACGTATGATAAGCCGTCAGCAATTACAAGCCGCATTAGCACGAATTGGCGTCGGTTCGGTGAATTCATTGTCAAACATTGCTCAGAGAAATAGTGATAATGTAAATGTACCACGGGCCACCGGTACTTCAGATGCAACTGTCGATACATCTGCACCACTATCCAACTCAACTAGTGGGGAACGTATTTCATCAACAATGTTTCGATCGGAATTACAACGAGCATTAGAATCTTTGAGCCAACGTGGCAGTCAAGTTAGTGGTTCTGGTAGTAGTAATAGTCATCAGGGCAGAGATTCGCAACAAATGGACACGACAGAAACATCATCTATGGATAATGTTACAGAAGACGTCAGTGACGAACTGCCGCCCCAGTATCGCTCGCATCAATATGCCAACGAATTACGAACTATGGTACAAATGGGTTTACTCAACTACGAAGACAATCTAGTATATTTGACTATAGCAAGTGGTAATATTGATGTTGCTATTAACCTCCTAATGGGATCAATGAATTAA
- the LOC105214096 gene encoding uncharacterized protein LOC105214096 isoform X2 — MPSLFAGIYLQDKPNEFLPLDDIDFDRNVNYLKEEIAKKVQCDATNLELIYKGSALKDENKLLETICPNGTVHCFNKTKQHLPYVPPEDVLTPANITRIHELFNVIAHTQINVNSRVNILQKVLVKYPEFRHNLGAQALVRDSVLFNTLHHPEVVKSVSETYPIICEAAPFMVDTIKKELARSSSTTQPATDSTNSSEEENSMSASTSNERPTTASQSENSRIRMISRQQLQAALARIGVGSVNSLSNIAQRNSDNVNVPRATGTSDATVDTSAPLSNSTSGERISSTMFRSELQRALESLSQRGSQVSGSGSSNSHQGRDSQQMDTTETSSMDNVTEDVSDELPPQYRSHQYANELRTMVQMGLLNYEDNLVYLTIASGNIDVAINLLMGSMN; from the exons atgccttCACTCTTTGCTGGCATATATTTGCAAGATAAACCAAATGAATTTCTTCCTTTGGATGATATCGACTTTGATCGTAAtgtgaattatttaaaagaagaaaTTGCTAAAAAGGTGCAGTGCGATGCAACAAATTTGG aATTAATATATAAAGGTTCAGCACTGAaagatgaaaataaattattagaaacTATTTGCCCCAATGGAACGGTACATTGTTtcaacaagacaaagcaacatttGCCATACGTGCCACCAGAAGATGTGTTAACACCTGCGAATATAACCCGTATTCATGAACTTTTTAATGTAATTGCACACACTCAAATAAATGTGAACTCACGTGTTAATATCCTGCAAAAAGTATTGGTAAAGTATCCAGAATTTCGTCATAATTTGGGAGCACAAGCCCTCGTTAGAGATTCCGTGCTTTTTAATACTCTCCATCATCCAGAAGTAGTTAAAAGTGTTTCAGAGACCTATCCCATTATATGTGAGGCTGCTCCTTTTATGGTAGATACTATTAAGAAAGAACTGGCTCGAAGTTCATCTACTACAC AACCGGCGACTGATTCGACCAATTCATCTGAGGAGGAAAATTCAATGAGCGCTAGCACAAGTAATGAACGACCTACAACGGCTTCACAATCGGAAAATTCACGCATACGTATGATAAGCCGTCAGCAATTACAAGCCGCATTAGCACGAATTGGCGTCGGTTCGGTGAATTCATTGTCAAACATTGCTCAGAGAAATAGTGATAATGTAAATGTACCACGGGCCACCGGTACTTCAGATGCAACTGTCGATACATCTGCACCACTATCCAACTCAACTAGTGGGGAACGTATTTCATCAACAATGTTTCGATCGGAATTACAACGAGCATTAGAATCTTTGAGCCAACGTGGCAGTCAAGTTAGTGGTTCTGGTAGTAGTAATAGTCATCAGGGCAGAGATTCGCAACAAATGGACACGACAGAAACATCATCTATGGATAATGTTACAGAAGACGTCAGTGACGAACTGCCGCCCCAGTATCGCTCGCATCAATATGCCAACGAATTACGAACTATGGTACAAATGGGTTTACTCAACTACGAAGACAATCTAGTATATTTGACTATAGCAAGTGGTAATATTGATGTTGCTATTAACCTCCTAATGGGATCAATGAATTAA
- the Ubap1_0 gene encoding uncharacterized protein Ubap1_0 — translation MSNFNYMDRVPVKIAESFKPPPRLYQLPQSIVHKLQLPAEHYNKSPQYCYDFQLEQKVLAKMPEWRRLRQQERDARRERKEQREQERTQELEARNKQMLGAVSYPSTDDLSGSDSESDSKQPSNFDRERNESDTEERLILPPQMNSFHNILQPTIVSSACENSPKSNGITASCLQTQTKTGKYSSGIKDVNAFNYKDFEEDTSSPFDNIELKTINDLDILAQVLHNTQLNVQNKEIEHEAEKLVHEDKIQVEIKSDVAPKNNTHENTAEENTKADLKKIDFDKLSRHQAWHNENIPNPMIAYNTLTNTTNCISSNSNTQVHAYDSFINPVQPTQQKSYQMSYNTLYNGAEIGQKYSNFNVQTQNTSAIFGNHNYLYTPNYNGSASIYGSPRRLVNHITDVNSTLNVANNANPINVSNGLNSHNQQFLNTSNYVDSKSRSVPDILEELSDEVRNSEIRRSRYYSFNSEDGKQTEDKNIEEDITPKQSPVKVPHTSFGTNHFDKLSLTAQRLVKNISSMGFPLERVAKISTIFGTDDKKIIEHLIPLSELMDLGFDEAKISEALLKFDNNKEKALEYLIS, via the exons ATGTCCAATTTCAACTATATGGACAGAGTTCCTGTTAAAATAGCGGAAAGTTTCAAACCACCTCCTAGGTTGTACCAACTGCCTCAATCTATAGTTCATAAATTACAATTGCCAGCGGAGCATTATAATAAATCTCCACAATATTGTTATGACTTCCAGTTGGAACAAAAAGTTCTTGCCAAAATGCCAGAATGGCGACGTTTAAGACAACAGGAGCGAGATGCTCGTCGTGAACgaaaagagcaaagagagcaagAACGTACGCAAGAACTTGAAGCCCGAAATAAACAAATGTTGGGCGCAGTAAGTTATCCAAGTACCGATGATCTGTCTGGTTCCGATAGTGAGTCAGATTCTAAACAACCAAGTAATTTCGACAGAGAAAGAAATGAGTCTGATACAGAGGAAAGATTAATTTTACCCCCGCAAATGAACAGTTTTCATAACATACTACAACCTACTATTGTTTCCAGTGCATGTGAAAATTCACCAAAATCAAATGGAATAACTGCATCGTGTTTGCAAACACAAACTAAGACCGGAAAGTATTCCAGTGGTATAAAAGAtgtaaatgcatttaattataaagaCTTTGAAGAAGATACATCATCACCTTTTGATAATATTGAGTTAAAAACAATTAATGATTTGGATATATTGGCGCAAGTACTACATAACACGCAATTGAATGTGCAAAATAAGGAAATCGAGCATGAGGCGGAAAAATTAGTGCATGAGGATAAAATTCAAGTAGAAATTAAATCTGATGTAGCACCCAAAAATAATACTCACGAAAATACTGCGGAAGAGAACACTAAGGCAGACCTTAAAAAGATTGACTTTGATAAATTAAGTCGCCACCAGGCTTGGCACAATGAAAACATTCCAAATCCAATGATAGCATATAATACTTTGACTAATACTACTAACTGTATAAGTAGCAACAGTAACACACAGGTGCACGCATACGATTCGTTTATTAATCCTGTACAGCCAACTCAACAAAAATCTTATCAAATGTCTTACAATACATTATATAATGGTGCAGAGATTGGGCAGAAATATTCCAATTTTAATGTTCAAACACAAAACACTTCTGCTATTTTCGGTAACCACAATTACCTATATACACCCAATTATAATGGTAGTGCTTCGATTTACGGTAGCCCCAGACGTTTGGTGAATCATATAACTGACGTTAATTCTACACTCAATGTGGCTAACAATGCAAATCCGATTAATGTCAGCAATGGATTAAATTCGCataatcaacaatttttaaacaccAGTAATTACGTAGATTCAAAGTCCAGAAGCGTTCCAGATATACTGGAAGAGTTGAGTGACGAAGTTCGAAACTCAGAAATACGCAGATCTCGTTACTATAGTTTCAATTCTGAAGATGGAAAACAAACTGAAGACAAGAATATTGAAGAAG ATATAACTCCAAAGCAGTCACCTGTGAAAGTACCACACACATCATTTGGGACAAATCATTTTGACAAATTGTCTCTGACTGCACAAcgattagttaaaaatattagttcTATGGGCTTTCCGTTGGAGCGAGTGgcaaaaatttcaacaatattCGGTACAGATGATAAAAAG ATAATTGAACATCTAATACCACTTAGTGAATTGATGGATTTGGGTTTCGACGAAGCGAAAATTTCCGAGGCCCTACTTAAATTTGACAACAATAAAGAGAAAGCTTtggaatatttaatttcataa
- the Khdrbs2_1 gene encoding KH domain-containing, RNA-binding, signal transduction-associated protein 2 has translation MSEHSDEVNPISKEGEIDGPRINHFAQKFLDELNEERERLSNEFPLCALLIEEAIERVCTTGRIPGREYYADVYKQKPIKLAQKVFVPIKQYPKFNFTGKILGPKGNSLRRLQEETQCRIVIKGRNSIRDRAKEEEMRTSGDPRHSHLNKDLFVEISTVATPAEAYARVAYALAEIRKYLVPDKNDDVAQEQLRELMEIDPKTAKQFSKSIFENKIVTTGPSKYLNFVKQYAYQIDTSKEEESEEEIYETRIPRHTVVPAYEYTRAKFVPTSLPYKRPPTASIYGTQMKRFREAPVRPAIRPVAHGVLKRYK, from the exons atgtcgGAACATTCAGATGAAGTCAATCCAATTTCAAAGGAAGGTGAAATTGATGGTCCAAGGATAAATCATTTTGCCCAAAAATTTTTGGATGAATTAAATGAGGAACGTGAAAGGCTGAGCAATGAATTTCCATTATGTGCGCTGCTTATAGAAGAAG CTATTGAAAGAGTGTGCACTACTGGGCGAATTCCTGGTCGCGAATATTACGCTGATGTTTACAAACAGAAACCCATCAAACTCGCTCAGAAAGTATTTGTACCAATAAAACAATACCCCAAG TTCAACTTTACTGGAAAAATATTAGGCCCTAAAGGCAATTCACTTCGTCGGTTGCAAGAAGAAACCCAGTGCCGCATTGTCATCAAAGGACGGAATTCTATACGTGATCGTGCTAAGGAGGAAGAAATGCGTACTTCTGGGGATCCACGACACTCTCAtttaaataaagatttatttgttgaaattaGCACCGTCGCAACACCTGCAGAAGCCTACGCTCGTGTGGCATATGCACTGGCTGAAATACGAAAATATCTAGTTCCTGATAAGAATGACGACGTTGCACAAGAGCAACTTCGTGAACTAATGGAAATTGATCCCAAAACCGCAAAGCAATTTTCGAA ATCTATATTTGAGAACAAAATAGTAACCACTGGTCCATCCAAGTATTTGAATTTTGTAAAGCAATATGCATACCAAATTGATACATCCAA AGAAGAAGAGTCGGAAGAGGAGATTTATGAAACTCGCATTCCTAGGCACACAGTTGTACCGGCTTATGAATATACACGAG caaaatttgtTCCAACATCTTTGCCCTATAAACGTCCACCAACCGCCTCTATATACGGAACTCAAATGAAACGTTTCCGCGAAGCTCCAGTTAGGCCAGCAATAAGACCAGTTGCACATGGAGTATTAAagagatataaataa